A region from the Tahibacter amnicola genome encodes:
- a CDS encoding HIT domain-containing protein → MTPSLDTAFVLDPRLANDSHVVGELALSRVLLMNDMRFPWLILVPRRPGLRELTELSREEQRQLLDEVNQAAHVLHAIAKPDKMNIAALGNVVPQLHLHVIARYVGDAAWPRPVWGVGVADPYTAAESSRVLGLLRAGLSLSPET, encoded by the coding sequence ATGACCCCATCGCTCGATACGGCGTTCGTGCTCGATCCGCGTCTGGCCAATGACAGCCACGTGGTCGGCGAACTGGCGCTTTCCCGCGTGTTGCTGATGAACGACATGCGCTTCCCCTGGCTGATCCTGGTGCCGCGGCGGCCGGGTCTGCGCGAGCTGACCGAACTGTCGCGCGAGGAGCAGCGCCAGTTGCTCGACGAGGTCAACCAGGCAGCCCATGTCCTGCACGCCATCGCCAAGCCCGACAAAATGAACATTGCCGCATTAGGCAACGTGGTGCCGCAACTGCACCTGCACGTGATCGCCCGCTATGTGGGCGATGCAGCCTGGCCGCGGCCGGTCTGGGGCGTTGGCGTCGCTGATCCCTACACGGCTGCGGAGAGCAGCCGTGTCCTCGGCCTGCTGCGTGCCGGCCTGTCGCTCTCGCCGGAGACATGA
- a CDS encoding biotin-dependent carboxyltransferase family protein: MITVLRPGMQTTVQDSGRNGYAGAGIGSAGSADPVCARLANRLVGNDITAALLEITLTGPTLRFSSDAWIALAGAPLEASINGQPVPTWRPVPLSAGTTLECHGMRQGARTYLAVRGGIAVKPVLGSRSTDVNAAIGPLGGRPLQSGDTLAVAALPDRIGHRTAPRWSCSPSPWFTANVRAPIRLTPGTHYEWLDGASRVALTSHPYRIQPDSNRVGLRLDGPALQLTQPLELISECVCRGTVQLPPAGLPIVLGAEHPTTGGYPRIAHVIEADLPRIAQQRPGDEAVFTLVTPDDAVRAGYRVAGALGRLEAEIDARLAALDLHALALS; the protein is encoded by the coding sequence ATGATCACCGTGCTCAGGCCAGGCATGCAGACGACCGTGCAGGACAGCGGCCGCAATGGCTATGCCGGCGCCGGCATCGGCAGCGCGGGCAGCGCCGATCCCGTTTGCGCCCGGCTCGCCAATCGGCTGGTGGGCAATGACATCACCGCTGCGCTGCTGGAGATCACGCTGACGGGTCCGACCTTGCGGTTTTCCAGCGACGCCTGGATCGCGCTTGCCGGTGCACCGCTGGAGGCCTCCATCAATGGGCAGCCGGTACCAACCTGGCGCCCCGTTCCATTGTCGGCGGGCACCACGCTCGAATGTCACGGCATGCGCCAGGGTGCACGTACCTATCTTGCAGTGCGCGGTGGCATTGCCGTCAAACCGGTGCTCGGCAGCCGCAGTACCGACGTGAATGCCGCAATTGGTCCGCTGGGTGGACGTCCGCTGCAGTCGGGTGACACCCTGGCGGTCGCCGCGCTGCCGGATCGGATCGGCCACCGCACCGCGCCGCGCTGGTCGTGCAGTCCCAGCCCCTGGTTCACGGCCAATGTGCGGGCACCGATCCGATTGACGCCGGGCACCCACTACGAATGGCTTGACGGCGCGTCGCGCGTGGCGCTGACCAGTCACCCCTATCGCATCCAGCCCGACTCCAATCGCGTCGGTCTGCGCCTGGACGGCCCGGCGCTGCAACTGACGCAGCCATTGGAACTGATCTCCGAATGCGTCTGCCGCGGCACCGTGCAGCTGCCGCCCGCGGGCCTGCCCATCGTGCTGGGCGCCGAGCATCCGACGACCGGCGGCTACCCGCGCATCGCGCACGTCATCGAGGCAGACCTTCCCCGCATTGCTCAACAACGGCCGGGCGACGAGGCGGTATTTACCCTGGTCACACCCGACGATGCCGTACGGGCCGGCTATCGTGTCGCCGGTGCGCTGGGAAGACTGGAGGCGGAGATCGACGCACGTCTGGCGGCGCTCGACTTGCACGCGCTTGCACTGTCCTAG
- a CDS encoding dienelactone hydrolase family protein: protein MGQTIQIATDGMHCIGAYRADPAGAPRGGIVVVQEIFGVNAHIRSVVDRFAAAGYTAIAPAVFDHIETGVELGYDEAGVARGRTLAAEVGFDRAVAAVGSAAEAIASSGKVGVTGFCWGGTVSFLSATRLALPAVVYYGGRSVPFLAEPAKAPLLFHFGEKDPLIPPEDVARHRAAQPQAEFHLYPAGHGFNCDQRADFDPASAALALERTLAFFARELVPARQS, encoded by the coding sequence ATGGGCCAGACCATCCAGATCGCCACCGATGGCATGCACTGCATCGGCGCGTACCGTGCCGATCCGGCAGGAGCGCCGCGCGGCGGCATTGTCGTCGTGCAGGAAATCTTCGGCGTCAACGCGCACATCCGCAGCGTGGTCGACCGCTTCGCCGCGGCAGGCTACACCGCTATCGCCCCGGCCGTTTTCGACCACATCGAAACCGGGGTCGAGCTCGGCTACGACGAAGCCGGCGTCGCGCGCGGTCGCACCCTGGCGGCCGAGGTCGGATTCGACCGCGCCGTCGCCGCGGTGGGCAGTGCCGCCGAGGCCATCGCATCCTCGGGCAAAGTCGGCGTTACGGGATTCTGCTGGGGTGGCACAGTCAGTTTTCTCAGCGCCACGCGGCTGGCACTGCCGGCGGTGGTGTACTACGGCGGACGTAGCGTTCCGTTCCTGGCAGAACCGGCGAAAGCGCCCCTGCTCTTTCATTTCGGCGAGAAAGACCCGCTGATTCCCCCGGAGGATGTTGCCCGCCACCGCGCCGCTCAGCCACAGGCCGAGTTCCACCTGTATCCCGCCGGTCACGGCTTCAACTGCGACCAGCGCGCCGACTTTGATCCGGCATCCGCCGCCCTGGCGCTGGAACGGACACTGGCTTTCTTTGCACGCGAACTGGTCCCTGCGAGGCAGTCATGA
- a CDS encoding diguanylate cyclase has protein sequence MPSGPPLPRRARALVVLMTALAVCGFGLVDPLNAENLSPAAAGPLATAAGTTSAAIDTAWRSGDRLLGPLLGPHGRIHLARFVGTLQVSLGAQQAAPAWQLVGDLASRYGPPERLLEALDNVASVAISHGDYDLAERLTDQLLLQGRRLVDLRAQAAAEGYLGVIARRRGQLDRAREHQESALALRRAIQDASGEAQVLMNLGTVHRDLGDFARALELQLKALDIRTRLGPLERVDLSYRNIALLYREIEDAEQAKANFEAAVRASQERHDVQSLASALGSYASFSNDQGDATRALTMARQALAIDASLGNRPYIGLEKLEIGRAQLSLGQIDEAQAALREALAIGRELRHREIIGGALLYLGRAAMRRNDTDQARRLLDESIAALREANIKAKLADAMAARQELARSAGETAIALDLASKRLALREELLGTRSGRQLAALKARYERAEADQRIQMLSLTNEVQGLRLREQALARRIGIGLVITLGLISAVLFSRYRTTRRLNRALEAKNEEISAHERALEDANAKLSTHAAELYQAAITDPLTGAYNRGHLLRQLEDHLRHALREGQELSVLLIDFDHFKRINDEHGHLFGDRVLASGVQIIRQWLEPGDLVGRYGGEEFVVVLPGKDLTVAAEIAERLRDKVASGLTPLLHAPNPLTISIGLATVQLARAANLEALLGAADVAVYRAKAQGRNRVVPYAA, from the coding sequence ATGCCGAGCGGACCGCCCCTGCCCCGCCGCGCCCGTGCGCTGGTCGTGTTGATGACGGCGCTGGCCGTCTGCGGCTTCGGCCTGGTGGATCCGCTCAACGCCGAAAATCTGTCACCCGCCGCCGCCGGGCCTCTGGCGACCGCCGCCGGCACCACCTCTGCCGCCATCGACACCGCCTGGCGCAGCGGAGACCGTCTGCTCGGTCCGCTCCTGGGACCGCACGGCCGCATCCACCTGGCCCGGTTCGTCGGGACCCTCCAGGTTTCGCTGGGGGCCCAGCAGGCTGCGCCGGCGTGGCAGCTGGTCGGCGACCTGGCCAGCCGCTACGGCCCGCCCGAACGGCTGCTCGAAGCGCTGGACAATGTGGCCTCGGTGGCGATCAGCCATGGCGACTATGACCTGGCCGAGCGGCTGACCGACCAGCTCCTGCTGCAGGGCCGACGCCTGGTCGACCTGCGCGCCCAGGCAGCCGCGGAAGGCTACCTGGGTGTGATCGCGCGCCGTCGTGGCCAGCTCGACCGCGCCCGCGAGCACCAGGAATCCGCCCTCGCCCTGCGCCGGGCGATCCAGGATGCCTCCGGCGAAGCCCAGGTCCTGATGAACCTGGGAACTGTCCATCGCGACCTGGGCGACTTCGCCCGCGCCCTCGAACTGCAGCTCAAGGCCCTGGACATCCGCACCCGGCTCGGGCCGCTCGAGCGCGTGGACCTGTCGTACCGCAATATCGCCCTGCTGTATCGCGAAATCGAAGACGCCGAACAGGCCAAGGCCAATTTCGAGGCCGCCGTCCGGGCCTCGCAGGAGCGGCATGACGTCCAGTCGCTGGCCAGCGCCCTGGGCAGCTATGCCAGCTTCAGCAACGACCAGGGGGACGCCACGCGCGCCCTGACCATGGCGCGCCAGGCACTGGCGATCGACGCGAGCCTGGGCAACCGGCCATACATCGGGCTGGAGAAACTGGAAATCGGCCGGGCCCAGCTCAGCCTGGGCCAGATCGACGAAGCCCAGGCGGCGCTGCGCGAGGCCCTGGCGATCGGCCGCGAGCTGCGTCACCGCGAAATCATCGGCGGCGCGTTGCTCTACCTCGGCCGTGCAGCGATGCGGCGCAATGACACCGACCAGGCCCGGCGCCTGCTCGACGAATCAATCGCCGCCCTGCGTGAAGCCAATATCAAGGCGAAACTGGCCGACGCCATGGCCGCACGCCAGGAGCTGGCCCGCTCCGCCGGCGAAACAGCGATCGCACTGGACCTCGCCAGCAAGCGCCTGGCGCTGCGCGAAGAACTGCTCGGCACGCGCTCGGGCCGCCAGCTGGCAGCCCTCAAGGCCCGCTACGAGCGCGCCGAAGCCGACCAGCGCATCCAGATGCTCAGCCTCACCAACGAAGTGCAGGGGCTGCGCCTGCGCGAACAGGCGCTGGCGCGTCGCATCGGCATTGGCCTTGTGATCACCCTCGGATTGATTTCGGCCGTCCTGTTCAGCCGCTACCGCACGACACGCCGGCTCAACCGCGCGCTCGAAGCAAAAAACGAAGAGATCAGTGCCCACGAGCGCGCACTGGAAGACGCGAATGCCAAGCTCAGTACGCACGCGGCAGAGCTCTACCAGGCCGCGATCACCGATCCGCTGACCGGCGCCTACAACCGCGGCCACCTGCTGCGCCAGCTCGAAGACCACCTGCGTCATGCCCTGCGCGAAGGCCAGGAGCTCTCGGTGCTGCTGATCGACTTCGACCATTTCAAACGCATCAACGACGAGCACGGCCATCTCTTTGGCGACCGCGTGCTCGCCAGTGGCGTGCAGATCATTCGCCAGTGGCTGGAACCGGGCGACCTGGTGGGACGCTACGGCGGCGAGGAATTTGTCGTCGTGCTGCCCGGAAAGGATCTCACCGTTGCCGCCGAGATCGCCGAACGCCTGCGCGACAAGGTCGCCAGCGGGCTCACCCCGCTTCTGCACGCACCCAATCCACTGACGATCAGCATTGGCCTTGCCACCGTGCAGCTGGCGCGGGCAGCCAACCTCGAAGCGCTGCTGGGGGCGGCCGATGTAGCCGTCTACCGGGCCAAGGCGCAAGGGCGAAACCGCGTGGTTCCCTACGCCGCCTGA
- the pxpB gene encoding 5-oxoprolinase subunit PxpB translates to MNASPRVTFLGADTLLVELGTGIDAATNRRVHAMAARIRAAAIPGVLDLIPAYASLGVRYDPSYYRDSIGSDPATAVAAVVIQAMGDIDATSRESARTIEIPVCYGGDHGPDLADVARHAGMSVEAAIERHAGAIYTVAMLGFAPGFPYLLGLDSQLHTPRRPTPRTRVPAGSVAIGGAQTGIYPCVLPGGWQLIGRTPEVLFHADRDPPNRLAPGDIVRFVPISQAAFDLRSQSHAP, encoded by the coding sequence ATGAACGCGTCGCCGCGCGTGACGTTCCTGGGTGCTGATACGCTCCTTGTGGAACTGGGCACGGGCATTGACGCGGCCACCAACCGCCGCGTACATGCAATGGCGGCCAGGATACGCGCCGCCGCCATTCCCGGCGTACTGGACCTGATCCCCGCCTACGCCAGCCTTGGTGTCCGGTACGACCCCAGCTACTACCGCGATAGCATCGGCAGCGATCCGGCCACCGCGGTTGCCGCCGTCGTTATCCAGGCGATGGGCGATATCGATGCCACTTCCCGGGAATCGGCACGAACGATCGAGATCCCGGTGTGCTACGGCGGCGACCATGGCCCCGACCTGGCCGACGTCGCGCGCCACGCGGGAATGTCTGTCGAGGCGGCGATCGAACGCCATGCGGGCGCGATCTATACCGTCGCCATGCTGGGTTTTGCGCCGGGCTTTCCCTACCTGCTGGGCCTTGATTCGCAACTGCACACGCCGCGACGCCCCACACCGCGGACGCGCGTGCCGGCCGGGTCCGTCGCGATCGGCGGCGCACAGACCGGCATCTATCCGTGTGTCCTGCCGGGCGGCTGGCAATTGATCGGACGCACTCCGGAGGTGCTGTTTCACGCGGACCGCGATCCGCCGAACCGGCTCGCCCCGGGCGATATTGTGCGCTTCGTGCCCATCAGCCAGGCGGCGTTTGACTTACGCTCGCAGAGCCACGCGCCATGA